A single region of the Vicinamibacterales bacterium genome encodes:
- the yajC gene encoding preprotein translocase subunit YajC has product MTSMIAHALTVVAMATPADSNVSPWVQFLPFVLALAIVYFVLLLPMKRKQKKVQQFIDALKVGDRIVTSAGIYGTISRIADKSVKVQIADKVTVEISKAAIAGFQGQDPVVTDTTQA; this is encoded by the coding sequence ATGACATCAATGATTGCTCATGCCCTAACCGTCGTGGCCATGGCCACGCCGGCCGACAGCAACGTAAGCCCCTGGGTCCAGTTCCTGCCGTTCGTGCTGGCGCTGGCCATCGTGTACTTCGTGCTCCTGCTGCCGATGAAGCGGAAGCAGAAGAAGGTGCAGCAGTTCATCGACGCGCTCAAGGTCGGGGATCGCATCGTCACCAGCGCCGGCATCTACGGGACCATTTCGAGGATTGCCGACAAGTCGGTGAAGGTGCAGATTGCCGATAAGGTTACCGTCGAAATTTCCAAGGCCGCGATCGCAGGGTTCCAGGGGCAGGACCCGGTCGTGACCGACACAACTCAAGCATGA
- the tgt gene encoding tRNA guanosine(34) transglycosylase Tgt, protein MLATFTFRVTHSSGVARTGEMTTAHGTVRTPAFMPVGTQGAVKGVLPRDLVELGAEIILANTYHLYLRPGDELVARLGGLHRFAAWDRPILTDSGGYQAFSLGARRTIDETGIHFRSHLDGSEHLLTPEKATDIQANLGSDIAMVLDECLGYPATRDQAAASMERTLRWEMRCRERFVAQEAGTNPGQAQFGIVQGGTFTDLRAASAQATVDIGFEAYAIGGLSVGEPPDLMYDIVAAATPALPEDRPRYLMGTGTPLDLVECVARGIDLFDCVMPTRNARNGQLFTRQGRLNIKNARFAADPAPPDSECRCYTCRHFSRAYLRHLYVAGEIGASTLNTLHNLTFYLDTMRRIREAIVFGSLDQLLQEYRQTFTRRSVDS, encoded by the coding sequence ATGCTCGCGACTTTCACCTTCCGGGTCACCCACTCATCCGGCGTCGCTCGGACCGGGGAGATGACCACGGCGCACGGCACGGTCCGGACGCCGGCGTTCATGCCCGTCGGCACCCAGGGAGCCGTGAAGGGCGTCCTCCCCCGCGACCTGGTCGAACTCGGCGCCGAGATCATCCTCGCCAACACCTACCATCTGTACCTCCGGCCCGGCGACGAGTTGGTCGCCCGCCTCGGTGGCCTCCACCGGTTCGCGGCCTGGGATCGGCCAATCCTCACCGACAGCGGCGGCTACCAGGCGTTCTCTCTTGGCGCCAGGCGAACAATCGACGAAACGGGCATCCATTTCCGGTCCCACCTCGACGGCAGCGAGCACCTGCTCACGCCGGAGAAGGCGACCGACATCCAGGCCAACCTGGGTTCGGACATCGCGATGGTGCTCGACGAATGTCTGGGCTACCCGGCGACCCGTGACCAGGCGGCGGCTTCGATGGAGCGGACGCTGCGCTGGGAGATGAGGTGTCGGGAACGATTCGTGGCACAGGAGGCCGGCACCAATCCGGGTCAGGCGCAGTTCGGGATCGTCCAGGGCGGCACCTTCACGGATCTGCGCGCCGCCAGTGCCCAGGCGACGGTGGACATCGGGTTCGAGGCGTATGCGATTGGCGGCCTCAGCGTCGGCGAGCCGCCGGACCTCATGTACGATATCGTGGCGGCGGCCACGCCGGCGCTGCCGGAGGACCGACCCCGGTATTTGATGGGAACCGGCACGCCATTGGACCTGGTCGAGTGCGTGGCGCGCGGCATCGACCTGTTCGACTGCGTCATGCCCACCCGGAATGCCCGCAATGGTCAACTCTTCACGCGCCAGGGGCGCCTCAACATCAAGAACGCCCGGTTCGCCGCCGACCCGGCGCCGCCGGATTCCGAGTGCCGGTGCTACACGTGCCGTCACTTCTCGCGCGCGTACCTGCGGCACCTTTATGTGGCCGGCGAGATCGGCGCATCAACCCTTAACACGTTGCATAACCTCACCTTTTACCTTGACACGATGCGGAGGATCAGAGAGGCTATAGTGTTTGGCTCGCTCGATCAGCTATTACAGGAATACCGTCAGACCTTTACCCGCCGGTCGGTCGACTCATGA
- a CDS encoding D-alanine--D-alanine ligase family protein yields the protein MKKLRVGVIYGGRSSEHEVSLASAAAVIANLDRKKYDPVPIRIERDGRLTIADRPPTTTIASDVIAKARQEAARPTRSGREAYLVPHPGEETLLTIERSQGEAVGRENAYVAGLSLDVIFPVLHGPYGEDGTVQGLLELGSVPYVGAGVLASAVAMDKAMMKTAFAGRGLPMVPHLVVMRADWAASPEPVATMIGERLGYPVFVKPANLGSSVGISKVKSAADLGAAISVAAEFDRKIVIEAAVPAAREIECSVLGNDRPEASVPGEVVPSREFYDYDAKYLDESQTTIPAPLDAAQTAEVQRLAVEAFLAVDCAGFARVDFLLSRESGRLYVNEINTIPGFTTISMFPKLWEASGVSYAAVLDRLVELAFERHAGKQTLRTSYP from the coding sequence GTGAAAAAGCTCCGTGTTGGTGTCATCTACGGCGGCCGGTCCAGCGAGCACGAGGTGTCGCTCGCCTCGGCGGCGGCCGTCATCGCAAATCTCGACCGAAAGAAATACGACCCGGTGCCGATTCGGATCGAGCGGGACGGCCGGCTGACGATTGCGGACCGCCCGCCCACGACGACCATCGCGTCGGACGTGATTGCGAAGGCCCGCCAGGAGGCCGCGCGCCCGACTCGATCGGGCCGCGAAGCTTACCTGGTGCCGCATCCCGGCGAAGAAACCCTCCTCACGATCGAACGGTCGCAGGGAGAAGCGGTCGGCCGCGAGAACGCCTACGTCGCCGGCCTGTCGCTGGACGTCATCTTCCCGGTGCTCCACGGACCGTACGGTGAGGACGGTACGGTGCAGGGCCTGCTGGAACTCGGGAGCGTGCCCTACGTGGGCGCGGGCGTCCTCGCGTCGGCTGTCGCCATGGACAAGGCGATGATGAAGACGGCCTTCGCCGGCCGCGGTCTCCCGATGGTCCCCCATCTCGTGGTGATGCGCGCCGACTGGGCCGCCTCGCCCGAACCGGTGGCCACGATGATTGGCGAGCGGCTCGGCTATCCGGTCTTCGTCAAGCCGGCAAACCTCGGGTCGAGCGTCGGCATCTCGAAGGTCAAGTCCGCAGCCGACCTCGGCGCGGCGATCTCGGTGGCCGCGGAATTCGACCGGAAGATCGTGATCGAGGCCGCGGTGCCGGCGGCCCGCGAGATCGAGTGCTCGGTGCTCGGCAACGACCGCCCCGAGGCCTCCGTCCCGGGCGAGGTCGTGCCGTCGCGCGAGTTCTACGACTACGACGCGAAGTACCTGGACGAATCGCAGACGACAATCCCGGCACCGCTGGACGCGGCACAGACGGCGGAGGTGCAGCGCCTGGCGGTCGAGGCCTTCCTGGCCGTGGACTGCGCGGGCTTCGCGCGCGTGGATTTCCTGCTGTCGCGAGAGTCGGGCCGGCTCTACGTCAACGAGATCAACACGATTCCCGGCTTCACCACGATCAGCATGTTCCCGAAACTGTGGGAAGCGAGCGGCGTCAGCTACGCGGCCGTGTTGGACCGCCTGGTGGAACTCGCGTTCGAACGACATGCCGGGAAGCAGACGCTGCGCACGAGCTATCCGTGA
- the secD gene encoding protein translocase subunit SecD — protein sequence MNNLRWRILLIVVIIGACLWAIIPPDKKIRLGLDLKGGVHLVLRVQTDEALRLETETSAERVREDIEKAGITGATFKTLGPTSFQVTGVPPAQDALLRQASAGIQASYNREGGTGGTYTFVMKPNIANDLAAAAVTQAQQTIERRVNELGVAEPMIAKQGAAGDQLLVQLPGVTDIERAKSVIQSTALLELKLVEQGPAGSRENLLQATNGQEPPNTEVLPGVEGRVAAGERPATVYYLVRKVPIITGRDLRSAKEGPDSFNQPAIHFSLKPDGATKFARATSENINRRLGIVLDRTVVSAPNIESRIADEGQITGSFTMQEAEDLALKLRSGALPAPLTYLQQQTIGPTLGADSIRAGVIASLASLTLVALFMLFYYKLSGVNSVVALVFNLIILLGAMAYIGATMTLPGIAGFVLTMGVGVDSNVLIFERIKEELAAQRGVRASINTGFSRVFLTLVDTHLSALISAAFLFQFGTGPIRGFATTLFFGLVSNLFTATFVSKTMFEVVLAERHSDTLSI from the coding sequence ATGAACAACCTTCGCTGGCGCATCCTCCTGATAGTTGTCATCATCGGTGCCTGCCTGTGGGCGATCATCCCGCCGGACAAGAAGATCCGGCTTGGACTCGACCTGAAGGGTGGTGTGCACCTCGTCCTGCGCGTGCAGACCGACGAAGCGCTCCGGCTCGAAACCGAGACGAGCGCCGAGCGGGTGCGCGAGGACATCGAGAAAGCGGGTATCACGGGCGCGACCTTCAAGACGCTCGGCCCGACGTCGTTCCAGGTGACGGGCGTGCCGCCCGCCCAGGACGCGTTGCTGCGGCAGGCCTCGGCGGGCATCCAGGCCAGCTACAACCGCGAAGGCGGCACGGGCGGCACCTACACCTTCGTGATGAAACCGAACATCGCCAACGACTTGGCGGCAGCGGCGGTCACGCAGGCGCAGCAGACCATCGAGCGTCGCGTCAACGAGCTCGGCGTGGCCGAGCCGATGATTGCCAAGCAGGGAGCCGCGGGCGACCAGCTCCTCGTGCAGTTGCCCGGGGTTACCGACATCGAGCGGGCGAAGAGCGTCATCCAGTCCACCGCGCTCCTCGAGCTGAAGCTCGTCGAACAGGGGCCGGCGGGCTCGCGCGAGAACCTGCTGCAGGCGACCAACGGCCAGGAGCCGCCGAACACCGAGGTGCTCCCCGGGGTCGAAGGGCGGGTGGCGGCGGGTGAGCGGCCGGCGACGGTGTACTACCTGGTGCGGAAGGTGCCGATCATCACGGGCCGCGACCTGCGCAGCGCGAAGGAGGGGCCGGACAGCTTCAACCAGCCGGCGATCCACTTCTCGCTCAAGCCCGACGGTGCGACGAAGTTCGCCAGGGCAACCTCCGAGAACATCAACCGACGGCTGGGGATCGTGCTCGACCGGACGGTGGTGTCGGCGCCGAACATCGAGTCACGCATCGCGGACGAGGGGCAGATCACGGGCAGCTTCACGATGCAGGAGGCCGAGGATCTCGCCCTCAAGCTGCGGTCGGGCGCGCTGCCTGCGCCGCTCACCTACCTCCAGCAGCAGACGATTGGTCCGACGCTCGGCGCCGATTCGATCCGCGCGGGCGTGATCGCGTCGCTCGCCAGCCTCACGCTGGTCGCGCTGTTCATGCTGTTCTACTACAAGCTGTCGGGCGTGAACTCGGTCGTCGCGCTGGTCTTCAACCTGATCATCCTGCTCGGAGCGATGGCCTACATCGGCGCGACGATGACGCTGCCGGGCATCGCGGGCTTCGTGCTCACGATGGGCGTGGGCGTCGACTCGAACGTGCTGATCTTCGAGCGGATCAAGGAGGAACTGGCGGCGCAGCGCGGCGTGCGCGCGTCGATCAACACCGGGTTCAGCCGCGTGTTCCTCACGCTGGTCGACACGCACCTGTCGGCCCTGATCTCGGCCGCGTTCCTGTTCCAGTTCGGCACCGGGCCGATCCGGGGCTTTGCGACGACGCTGTTCTTCGGTCTCGTCTCGAACCTGTTCACCGCGACGTTCGTCTCGAAGACGATGTTCGAGGTCGTCCTGGCAGAGCGTCACTCGGATACGCTGAGCATCTAG